From a single Vitis vinifera cultivar Pinot Noir 40024 chromosome 18, ASM3070453v1 genomic region:
- the LOC132253128 gene encoding uncharacterized protein LOC132253128 has translation MTIMVMVTLKVTIMVMTTVMVIVTVMVNLTVMVTVTVTIMVTVTVTVTVMVMMTVMVTVMLTVMVTVTIIGTITVTITGTVTVMVIMMVKVTILLTVKVMIRVTVTVAKTITVTVMMTVMVIVKVTITVMVTVIVAVTVTVMVTIKVIVTVTMTIMVMVTVTVMVTVTTMVLVTVTVTVASTVTMMVTVAVTVTVMLMMMVTVTMMVMVIVKVTVSVTITVTVMSTVTVKVIVMVMTMVIVTVMVMVTLTVMVTVTNHDYGNGDDNSDGDDDGDDNSDANHEGDGHNNGNDDGNCDEKQ, from the coding sequence atGACGATTATGGTAATGGTGACGCTAAAGGTCACAATCATGGTAATGACCACAGTAATGGTGAttgtaacggtgatggtaaatCTGACGGTAATGGTTACGGTGACGGTAACAATAATGGTAACAGtcacggtaacggtgacggtgatgGTGATGATGACGGTCATGGTGACGGTGATgctaacggtgatggtaacggtcaCAATCATAGGGACAATAACAGTGACGATAACGGgaacggtgacggtaatggttaTAATGATGGTAAAGGTAACTATCTTGCTAACGGTCAAGGTAATGATTAGGGTGACAGTAACGGTAGCGAAAACtataacggtgacggtaatgatGACGGTGATGGTGATAGTAAAGGTGACGATAACAGTAATGGTGACTGTAATAGTAGCAGTAACAGTcacggtaatggtgacgataaAAGTAATTGTAACGGTAACAATGACtataatggtaatggtaacggtgacggtaatggtaacagtaacaACGATGGTATTGGTtacggtgacggtaacagtaGCGAGTACGGTAACGATGATGGTAACGGTggcggtgacggtaacggtgatgctAATGATGATGGTGACGGTCACAATGATGGTAATGGTGATAGTAAAGGTCACAGTCTCGGTGACAATAACGGTAACAGTGATGTCAACGGTGACAGTAAAGGTGATAGTAATGGTTATGACAATGGTAATAGTtacggtaatggtaatggtaacattgacggtaatggtaacagtcACGAATCACGATtatggtaatggtgacgataacaGTGATGGTGACGATGACGGTGATGATAACAGTGATGCTAACCATGAAGGTGACGGTCACAATAATGGTAATGATGATGGTAACTGTGATGAAAAACAGTGA